A genomic window from Triticum urartu cultivar G1812 chromosome 7, Tu2.1, whole genome shotgun sequence includes:
- the LOC125518263 gene encoding beta-glucuronosyltransferase GlcAT14A-like, whose protein sequence is MMETKPPSPGSGGGSAPGVHHHRRWAAPLLASVLLSSLLISASLFFSSSRALLLSFSPLPSAAPGEPLFVEAKLRQQQQEARARPHRAVPRIAYLVSGSAGDGVALRRTLRALYHPANRYVLHLDLEAPAAERAELAAAVRADPVYSRFRNVKVVTRANLVTYRGPTMVANTLHAAAILLRDGGDWDWFINLSASDYPLVSQDDLLYVLSGLPRELNFIEHTSDIGWKEYQRAKPVIVDPGLYSLQKSDVFWITEKRSVPTAFKLFTGSAWMMLTHRFIEYCIWGWDNLPRTVLMYYANFLSSPEGYFHTVICNVPEFRNTTVNHDLHFISWDNPPKQHPHYLTLNDFDGMLSSNAPFARKFGREDPVLDKIDQEILGRQPDGFVPGGWLDLLNTTVKGKQFSVERVQDLRPGPGADRIKKLVTGLLTEEGFDDKHCV, encoded by the exons ATGATGGAGACCAAGCCGCCGTCGCCGGGGAGCGGGGGCGGATCGGCGCCGGGGGTGCACCACCACAGGCGGTGGGCGGCGCCGCTGCTGGCGTCCGTGCTGCTCTCATCGCTCCTCATCTCGGCCTCCCTCTTCTTCTCCTCGTCGCGGGCGCTGCTCCTCTCCTTCTCCCCGCTCCCCTCCGCGGCCCCCGGGGAGCCGCTCTTCGTCGAGGCCAAGCtgcggcagcagcagcaggaggCGCGCGCCCGCCCGCACCGCGCCGTGCCCAGGATCGCCTACCTCGTGTCCGGCTCCGCCGGGGACGGGGTCGCGCTGCGCCGGACGCTCAGGGCGCTCTACCACCCGGCCAACCGCTACGTCCTGCACCTCGACCTCGAGGCGCCCGCCGCCGAGCGCGCCGAGCTGGCCGCCGCCGTGCGCGCAGACCCCGTCTACTCCCGCTTCCGCAACGTCAAGGTCGTCACGCGCGCCAACCTCGTCACCTACCGGGGCCCGACCATGGTGGCCAACACGCTGCACGCCGCCGCCATCCTCCTGCGCGACGGCGGCGACTGGGACTGGTTCATCAACCTCTCCGCCTCCGACTACCCCCTCGTCTCGCAGGACG ATCTGTTGTATGTGCTCTCTGGCCTGCCAAGGGAGCTTAACTTCATCGAGCATACCAGTGACATCGGATGGAAGGA GTATCAGAGGGCAAAGCCCGTGATCGTCGACCCAGGCCTATATAGCCTGCAGAAGTCCGATGTTTTCTGGATCACAGAGAAAAGAAGTGTGCCGACCGCATTCAAGCTCTTCACTG GCTCTGCATGGATGATGCTTACTCATCGGTTTATTGAATACTGCATATGGGGATGGGACAATCTTCCAAGGACAGTCCTGATGTATTATGCCAATTTTCTCTCTTCTCCGGAGGGTTACTTCCACACAGTCATCTGCAATGTCCCAGAGTTCCGCAACACCACAGTCAACCATGACCTGCATTTCATTTCCTGGGATAACCCACCAAAGCAGCATCCTCATTACCTCACCCTCAATGACTTTGACGGTATGCTTAGCAGCAATGCTCCCTTTGCAAGGAAGTTTGGAAGAGAAGACCCTGTCCTAGACAAGATTGATCAGGAAATACTGGGCCGTCAACCCGATGGATTCGTGCCCGGTGGATGGTTGGATCTGTTGAATACAACAGTGAAAGGGAAACAGTTCAGCGTCGAGCGTGTACAAGATCTCCGCCCGGGGCCTGGTGCGGACAGGATAAAGAAACTCGTCACAGGCCTGCTCACCGAGGAAGGCTTCGATGACAAGCATTGCGTATAA